One genomic window of Chitinophagaceae bacterium includes the following:
- a CDS encoding RNA methyltransferase, whose product MNSLKQKKHRIEEGRFIAEGEKIAEEFLTSRLRTDKIIATREWLDEKENLWNKKKATVLDVSEIEMKRISGLTQPSRVLLVLEMIATEIDDSMVKSNINLVLEDIRDPGNMGTIIRIADWFGIPYIFCSEECVDVYNPKVVQASMGSVTRVKVIEMKLPGLFQRFPSLPAYAAHLEGENIFSTNLKQEGFIVIGNEARGLSEALVPFIHKKITIPKFGKAESLNAAVATGIVCAMFRTKM is encoded by the coding sequence GTGAATTCACTAAAACAAAAAAAGCACCGTATTGAAGAAGGCCGCTTTATTGCTGAGGGCGAAAAGATCGCGGAAGAGTTTTTAACATCGCGCTTACGCACAGACAAGATCATTGCCACGCGTGAATGGCTGGATGAAAAAGAAAATCTATGGAACAAGAAGAAAGCAACTGTGCTGGATGTTTCTGAAATAGAAATGAAACGAATCTCAGGGCTTACACAGCCATCACGTGTATTGCTGGTCCTCGAAATGATTGCAACGGAAATTGATGATAGCATGGTAAAATCCAACATCAACCTCGTGTTGGAGGATATTCGTGATCCCGGAAACATGGGTACCATTATCCGGATCGCTGACTGGTTTGGAATTCCATATATTTTTTGCTCAGAAGAATGTGTGGATGTCTACAATCCAAAAGTGGTTCAAGCTTCAATGGGATCTGTTACAAGGGTGAAAGTAATAGAAATGAAACTTCCAGGGTTATTTCAACGCTTTCCTTCTTTGCCTGCATATGCTGCGCATTTAGAAGGCGAAAATATTTTTTCCACGAATTTGAAACAGGAAGGATTCATTGTGATTGGCAATGAAGCACGCGGCCTTTCAGAGGCACTTGTTCCATTCATTCATAAAAAAATCACCATTCCTAAATTCGGAAAAGCGGAATCGTTGAATGCCGCAGTGGCAACAGGAATTGTATGTGCGATGTTCCGTACAAAAATGTAG
- a CDS encoding BamA/TamA family outer membrane protein: MAPLLTGCSNTQYLTGSQVLLKKNEVTIQSEIDYRKIRRNIEENISLESKLATLAKQQPNRKTLGLVKLNLTIYNRYYTTDTSGLYHWIINNIGEPPVLFDTTTLPFSENIMHDYMVSKGYLLSSIKYDYRIRKKQATPHFYVSPGPLYTIDSVFFPVDTSHLISIINAIKPATLLQQGNAFDADVIGNEQVRLFREIQNHGYYHFSRDNIYFEADTSNTRNTANVYVKIKGNTIDEDMKVHYISNIYVRPDFYPEQDLLSGYHDTTAFQSLIFIDPGNTIRMDAVAKAIFILKDMPYSRKDYDYTLSRLSDLGVFKFISIRFEEKANHLLDCMIYLTPARKHAVTTEVEASNIEYNVGAAIKLTYKDKNVFRSANTFDVSLNAGTQIPVFNKDSLIFNVSGQLNFYMRRFVVPFNTGNFSRYFNPRTKISLQANYYQQTKIYILNNYSFTFGYEWKENALKRHVFNPFSVSYINSTILSDEFQQRLDDDPFLRQSFEDQLIAGLNYTYIYSNQGQNIRREFTFFRFSGEVAGTSLYLLNTAFKGNNVDTSGSYVLFGTTYANFVRAEGDLRHYFQFTQNRSLVLRGAAGIAINYWNSDVIPYIKQFYLGGTGSMRAWSVRSLGPGAYKDTSSFYDRAGDIKLEANTEYRFNIFGRLNGAVFLDAGNIWLRKTDPNKPGANFEFNRFLSEIALGTGVGFRFDFTYFVLRLDVATPLRDPSNPPGERWVIGNLTNGETNFVKDKLVFNLAIGYPF, encoded by the coding sequence TTGGCTCCCTTACTTACCGGTTGCAGCAATACACAATATCTCACAGGCAGCCAGGTGTTGTTAAAAAAAAATGAAGTCACCATACAGTCGGAAATAGATTACAGGAAAATCAGAAGAAATATTGAAGAAAACATATCACTGGAAAGTAAACTTGCGACACTGGCAAAGCAACAACCCAATAGAAAAACGCTTGGACTTGTAAAACTTAATCTTACCATTTATAACCGTTATTACACAACAGATACCTCAGGGCTGTACCATTGGATCATCAATAATATCGGTGAACCGCCGGTACTTTTTGATACGACAACTTTGCCGTTTTCTGAAAATATAATGCACGACTACATGGTGAGTAAAGGTTATTTATTGTCGTCAATAAAATATGATTACAGGATCAGAAAAAAACAGGCGACACCGCATTTTTATGTTTCGCCTGGCCCGTTATATACGATCGACAGTGTTTTTTTTCCGGTGGATACTTCACACCTCATCAGTATTATTAACGCGATCAAACCTGCAACACTTTTGCAACAGGGTAATGCCTTCGACGCTGATGTAATCGGTAATGAACAAGTCCGGTTATTTCGGGAAATACAGAATCATGGTTACTATCACTTCTCGCGCGACAATATTTATTTTGAAGCAGACACTTCCAATACGAGAAATACCGCTAATGTGTACGTAAAGATCAAAGGAAATACAATTGATGAAGACATGAAGGTGCATTACATCAGCAACATTTATGTTCGTCCTGATTTTTATCCGGAACAGGATCTGCTGAGCGGTTATCACGATACAACTGCTTTCCAATCATTAATCTTTATTGATCCGGGGAATACCATTCGCATGGATGCCGTGGCAAAGGCAATTTTTATTTTAAAAGACATGCCGTATTCCAGGAAGGATTATGATTATACGCTCAGCCGTTTGTCAGATCTTGGTGTTTTTAAATTCATCAGCATCCGGTTTGAAGAAAAAGCCAATCACTTGCTTGATTGCATGATATATCTCACTCCGGCAAGAAAGCATGCTGTAACTACTGAAGTGGAGGCAAGCAATATTGAATACAATGTTGGTGCTGCAATAAAACTTACTTACAAGGATAAAAATGTGTTCAGGAGCGCTAACACGTTTGATGTGAGTTTAAATGCTGGAACACAGATTCCGGTTTTTAACAAGGACAGCCTCATTTTTAATGTATCTGGCCAATTGAATTTTTATATGCGGCGTTTCGTAGTGCCATTTAACACCGGAAATTTTTCACGCTACTTTAATCCGCGTACAAAAATTTCCCTGCAAGCCAACTATTATCAGCAGACAAAAATTTACATACTCAACAATTATTCTTTCACCTTTGGTTATGAGTGGAAAGAGAATGCTTTGAAGCGCCATGTTTTCAATCCTTTTTCTGTCAGTTATATCAACTCCACTATTCTAAGCGATGAGTTTCAGCAAAGATTGGATGATGATCCGTTTCTCCGTCAATCATTCGAAGACCAACTGATCGCAGGCCTCAACTATACTTATATTTATTCGAATCAGGGACAAAATATACGGCGTGAATTTACCTTCTTCCGTTTCTCAGGCGAAGTTGCCGGTACTTCTTTGTATTTGTTGAATACTGCTTTTAAAGGCAACAATGTTGACACCAGCGGAAGCTACGTATTGTTTGGTACCACGTATGCGAATTTCGTGCGTGCAGAAGGTGATCTGCGCCATTATTTTCAGTTTACGCAAAACCGTTCGCTTGTATTACGCGGAGCTGCCGGCATTGCAATCAATTACTGGAATTCTGATGTTATACCGTATATCAAACAATTTTACCTGGGAGGAACCGGTAGTATGCGTGCATGGAGTGTTCGTTCACTTGGCCCCGGTGCTTATAAAGACACTTCCAGTTTCTACGACAGGGCAGGAGACATCAAGCTGGAGGCAAATACGGAATATCGTTTCAATATTTTCGGTCGCTTGAATGGAGCAGTTTTTCTGGATGCAGGTAACATCTGGTTGCGCAAAACGGATCCCAATAAACCTGGCGCAAACTTCGAATTCAACCGTTTTCTGAGTGAGATCGCGTTGGGAACAGGAGTCGGTTTCCGGTTTGATTTTACTTATTTTGTTTTAAGGCTTGATGTAGCTACACCGTTGAGGGATCCCTCCAATCCTCCCGGTGAACGTTGGGTGATCGGTAACCTGACGAATGGTGAAACTAATTTCGTGAAAGACAAACTGGTCTTTAATCTGGCAATCGGATATCCATTCTGA
- a CDS encoding prephenate dehydratase: MRRKKVSIQGIAASFHDVAAQKFFGRNIDIIEANSFRSSCEKMVNGEADYCVMAIENSTAGTILTNYQFITDYRLRVIGEVYLQIELHLMGLNGVKIDEIEFIHSHPMAIRQCDEFLLRFPGKKVMALNDTAECARNVRDQQLHNTAVIAGDAAAERYGMTILNSNIETHKRNYTRFLVLSDKNIKISGANKASISFQLDNSPRNLKKVVDILGDYWINLTKIQSVPIVGRPNEYTFLVDLEWTKYEDYETAITKVLKKTFNLSILGEYRKGKFVTAKL, translated from the coding sequence ATGCGTAGAAAAAAAGTTTCCATACAGGGCATAGCAGCATCTTTTCATGATGTGGCCGCGCAAAAATTTTTCGGACGCAATATCGACATCATTGAAGCCAATTCATTCCGCAGTTCCTGTGAGAAGATGGTAAATGGAGAAGCTGATTACTGTGTGATGGCGATTGAGAATTCCACGGCCGGTACTATTCTTACCAATTATCAGTTTATCACTGACTACCGGCTGCGTGTGATTGGCGAAGTCTATCTGCAGATTGAATTGCACCTGATGGGTTTGAACGGTGTTAAGATTGATGAAATAGAATTCATTCATTCACATCCGATGGCGATTCGCCAGTGCGATGAGTTCCTGCTGCGATTTCCTGGTAAGAAAGTAATGGCATTAAACGATACCGCAGAGTGTGCAAGAAATGTGCGGGACCAGCAGTTGCACAACACAGCGGTGATTGCAGGTGATGCGGCCGCAGAGCGTTATGGTATGACGATTCTTAATTCAAACATCGAAACGCATAAAAGAAATTATACAAGGTTTTTGGTTCTTTCTGATAAGAACATTAAAATTTCCGGAGCCAACAAAGCATCAATAAGTTTTCAATTGGATAATTCACCACGCAACTTAAAAAAGGTGGTGGACATATTGGGTGATTACTGGATCAATCTTACCAAGATTCAATCTGTACCGATTGTGGGGAGACCTAACGAATATACATTCCTGGTTGATCTGGAATGGACGAAATATGAAGACTATGAAACAGCGATTACCAAGGTGTTGAAGAAAACTTTTAATCTTTCAATTTTAGGAGAATACCGTAAAGGAAAATTTGTAACAGCAAAACTATGA
- a CDS encoding T9SS type A sorting domain-containing protein, translating into MKYFLPLSFLVLVIIDNCAVAQQRLFNIPLSASQKVSDIQEDWNPGLINLEKEVEDEFQDGKLLEERKELLEEMIRKKKQAATLPSTIRDVPDTPFVWRNFQGNLYNNSVPNDNDIAVSNSGYVVSVMNSTIFMYDLNTDTTISYISLDAFSASLGNTNDKYDPKVIYDPLENKFVAVFLAGFTDATSSIIVAFSQTDYPGANWNFYELPGNPLNDTLWSDYPIIALTNNELFVTVNHLHNDEPWQTGWVRSVIWQVNKFKGYEGASLSVQLHDDVSFNGRKIRNLCPVKGGSTLYGPDIYFLSERNLDVVNDTFFLVHLTDTIGASSQELTSEVLKSDISYFIPIDGKQSSGGDLATNDSRVLGAFYENDRIQLVGNTTDTALATAAIYHGVINNVQSAPSLTLKILSDDTIHYGYPNLAYNGLSDQDNSSIIVVMRSAINLFPGYSVIASDGEGSYSSLKNVKNGQSFVSVIPGTERWGDYSGAQRRYDDPGKVWVNGSYGTTIHKISTWIAEIALDPPPTGVNEIYESSKGVNVFPNPFGEKVTIAFKLEHSANCVFELLDINGRKIKTLMQERVLAGKNEFAFATDPLTAGTYFLLISTNGIVITTQKVIKL; encoded by the coding sequence ATGAAGTACTTTTTACCGCTTTCATTTTTAGTGTTGGTTATCATTGACAATTGCGCTGTCGCTCAGCAGCGTCTCTTTAATATTCCTTTAAGCGCTTCGCAAAAGGTAAGCGATATTCAGGAAGACTGGAATCCGGGACTGATAAATCTAGAAAAGGAAGTTGAAGATGAATTTCAGGACGGAAAACTACTGGAAGAAAGAAAAGAGTTGCTGGAAGAAATGATCCGTAAGAAAAAACAAGCTGCAACACTTCCATCAACCATAAGAGATGTTCCGGACACTCCGTTTGTATGGCGCAATTTCCAGGGCAACCTTTACAATAATTCTGTTCCCAACGATAACGACATTGCCGTTTCAAATTCCGGTTACGTGGTTTCAGTAATGAATTCCACGATCTTCATGTATGATCTGAACACTGACACCACCATCAGTTATATTTCATTGGATGCATTTTCTGCTTCATTAGGAAATACGAATGACAAGTATGATCCAAAAGTCATTTATGACCCTCTTGAAAATAAATTTGTAGCTGTGTTTCTGGCAGGATTTACCGATGCGACTTCAAGTATAATTGTTGCATTTTCTCAAACTGATTATCCTGGCGCAAACTGGAATTTTTATGAGTTACCCGGCAATCCGCTCAATGATACATTATGGAGTGATTATCCGATTATCGCTCTCACCAATAATGAATTGTTTGTTACCGTCAATCATCTTCACAACGATGAACCGTGGCAAACAGGTTGGGTTCGCAGCGTGATCTGGCAGGTAAATAAATTCAAAGGTTACGAGGGCGCATCGCTCTCAGTGCAACTTCATGATGATGTTTCATTCAATGGAAGAAAGATCAGGAACCTTTGTCCGGTGAAAGGCGGCAGCACTTTATACGGTCCTGATATTTATTTCCTGAGTGAACGGAATCTTGATGTTGTGAATGATACTTTTTTTCTTGTACATCTTACGGATACCATTGGTGCATCTTCACAAGAGCTTACCAGCGAAGTTTTGAAGTCGGATATTTCCTACTTTATTCCTATTGATGGAAAACAATCATCAGGCGGTGATCTTGCCACTAACGATTCGCGCGTGCTCGGAGCGTTTTATGAAAATGACAGAATTCAGTTGGTAGGAAACACTACTGATACTGCGTTAGCCACAGCAGCAATATATCATGGGGTTATTAATAATGTGCAATCCGCACCTTCTTTAACATTAAAGATTTTATCCGATGATACGATTCATTATGGTTATCCAAATCTTGCCTACAATGGATTAAGTGATCAGGATAACTCTTCCATCATTGTGGTAATGAGAAGCGCGATCAATCTTTTTCCCGGCTATTCTGTTATTGCTTCTGATGGTGAAGGAAGCTATTCATCATTGAAGAATGTGAAGAATGGGCAGTCCTTTGTTTCTGTTATTCCCGGAACTGAACGATGGGGAGATTATTCAGGAGCGCAACGTCGGTATGATGATCCCGGAAAAGTGTGGGTGAATGGTTCATATGGAACCACTATCCATAAAATTTCCACCTGGATTGCAGAGATCGCATTGGATCCGCCGCCAACCGGCGTGAATGAAATATATGAAAGCAGTAAGGGCGTAAATGTATTTCCAAATCCTTTCGGAGAAAAAGTAACCATTGCATTTAAGCTGGAGCATTCAGCAAACTGTGTATTTGAATTGCTGGATATCAATGGAAGGAAGATTAAAACGCTCATGCAGGAAAGAGTGCTTGCCGGTAAAAATGAATTTGCATTTGCTACGGATCCACTGACAGCGGGAACTTATTTTCTGCTCATCTCCACGAATGGAATAGTTATTACAACACAGAAGGTGATAAAGCTTTGA
- the aroA gene encoding 3-phosphoshikimate 1-carboxyvinyltransferase: MYRVSKNDRNIKGSIHLSGSKSISNRVLIIEALMEQSIVKKNISDSNDTKVMTSLLNSSGTDYDAHDAGTVFRFMTAFLALKKGSWILTGSERMKERPVGDLVDPLRELGAQIEYLGHENFPPLKITGRKIKGGTIKVHSGISSQFASALLMIAPCMQNGLTLELTGNIVSQPYIDMTLSLMEYFGVQHERKANVIQVPSQSYQPKNIFIESDWSAASYYYEMAAFSDELDLTLSGLLENSFQGDAKIAVFMENFGIKTSYAGQHINLTKTAGSGNFNFHLNDQPDLAPAMFVVCGGLSQPASFTGLEHLQYKESDREDALRNELKKCGISIRKSGDAITVAGKFIADDVMFNTYEDHRMAMSFAPLAMLSGNVLIDNPMVVKKSYPKYWDDLKLLGFEITKE, translated from the coding sequence TTGTACAGGGTTTCGAAGAACGATAGGAATATAAAAGGCAGCATTCATTTAAGCGGTTCTAAAAGCATAAGTAACCGTGTGCTCATTATAGAAGCATTAATGGAGCAATCAATAGTGAAGAAAAATATTTCCGATTCGAATGACACCAAAGTGATGACTTCTTTGCTGAATTCATCCGGAACTGACTATGATGCTCATGATGCCGGAACCGTTTTCCGTTTCATGACTGCTTTTCTTGCATTGAAAAAAGGCAGCTGGATCTTAACGGGAAGCGAACGAATGAAGGAACGTCCTGTCGGAGATCTTGTGGACCCATTGCGGGAATTGGGTGCACAGATTGAATATCTGGGTCATGAAAATTTCCCGCCGCTAAAAATTACAGGTAGAAAAATTAAAGGCGGAACAATAAAAGTGCATTCAGGAATCAGCAGTCAGTTTGCTTCTGCTTTACTGATGATTGCTCCATGCATGCAAAATGGTTTGACGCTTGAACTGACCGGCAATATCGTTTCTCAACCTTATATTGACATGACCTTATCACTCATGGAATACTTTGGCGTGCAACATGAACGGAAAGCGAATGTTATTCAGGTTCCGTCCCAATCTTACCAACCGAAGAATATTTTTATTGAATCCGATTGGAGTGCCGCATCTTATTATTACGAGATGGCAGCTTTCAGTGATGAATTGGATCTCACTTTATCAGGATTGCTGGAAAACAGTTTCCAGGGCGATGCAAAAATTGCAGTGTTTATGGAAAACTTCGGAATAAAAACTTCTTATGCAGGTCAGCATATTAATCTCACGAAAACTGCCGGCAGTGGAAATTTTAATTTTCACCTGAATGATCAACCTGACCTTGCGCCGGCTATGTTTGTTGTGTGCGGTGGTTTATCACAACCTGCCAGCTTCACCGGATTGGAACATCTTCAATACAAGGAAAGTGACCGCGAGGATGCATTGAGAAATGAATTGAAGAAATGTGGTATCAGTATTCGTAAATCTGGTGATGCTATCACCGTAGCCGGAAAATTTATTGCTGACGATGTGATGTTCAACACCTATGAAGATCACAGGATGGCCATGTCATTCGCGCCATTGGCCATGCTATCCGGAAATGTATTGATTGACAATCCGATGGTAGTGAAAAAATCGTATCCGAAATATTGGGATGATTTGAAATTGTTAGGATTTGAAATCACGAAGGAGTAA
- a CDS encoding M28 family peptidase, translating to MEKSFSLACCLLFVHTVFAQTNIISTNAMAEQVMMGNYNPADYFPPVLLNDPDTISTGLNDQINADSLHEYLEYLGSFQNRNSGSDTISNVKGIGAARRWVYHKFQQFSAGNYNRLLPSYLQFDLSICNVGQHRNVFAVLPGLDTADHSIIIIESHLDSRCEILCDTACLAQGSDDNGSGTALVIELARVMSKFSYSRTIVFLANIAEEQGLYGSEAFADYVQQQNIPVKAVLNNDIVGGILCGETSSPPSCSPFGDIDSTQVRLFSYGGFNSPHKGLVRFIKLQYKEQLLELASVPMTISVMTGEDRTGRGGDHIPFREHGYTAMRFTSANENGNANVTAVGYADNQHTSRDVLGYDTDGDNAIDSFLVDFNYLKRNALINGIGAAMAAIGPKTPTFGIDVAGNVISVEINADQTYPQYRVGVRSLTYDWDSVYTINTSIASLNLPAPNTYYLSVATVDSNGIESLFSGEIAGTITSISDPDSKKSIQLLPAFPNPSDEAIIITVNVLHPIPYNTAVIRIIDTNGNLLKELPFKLNKGINEVLYHHGYNAHGTYMYQLVIDGMLTESRKVIFKN from the coding sequence ATGGAAAAATCTTTCTCACTTGCATGTTGCCTCCTGTTTGTTCATACCGTTTTCGCTCAAACCAATATTATCTCAACCAATGCAATGGCTGAACAGGTAATGATGGGGAATTACAATCCGGCAGATTATTTTCCACCTGTACTACTGAATGATCCGGATACAATTTCAACAGGATTAAATGATCAGATCAATGCTGATTCACTGCATGAATATCTCGAATATTTAGGGTCATTTCAAAACCGCAATTCAGGATCAGATACAATTTCGAATGTAAAAGGAATCGGCGCTGCAAGAAGATGGGTATATCATAAATTTCAACAATTCAGTGCCGGGAATTATAACCGACTCCTGCCTTCGTATCTTCAGTTTGATCTTTCAATCTGTAATGTCGGTCAGCACAGAAATGTTTTTGCCGTTCTGCCCGGACTTGATACAGCTGATCATTCCATCATCATCATTGAATCACATTTAGACAGCCGTTGTGAAATATTGTGTGATACCGCTTGCCTTGCGCAGGGCAGTGACGACAATGGAAGCGGAACAGCACTGGTGATTGAACTGGCGAGAGTGATGAGTAAATTTAGTTACAGCCGGACAATAGTATTTCTTGCAAACATTGCAGAAGAACAGGGGCTGTATGGATCAGAAGCGTTTGCCGATTATGTACAGCAGCAAAATATTCCTGTGAAGGCAGTGCTCAACAATGATATTGTGGGTGGAATATTATGTGGAGAAACTTCATCACCACCAAGCTGCTCTCCGTTTGGTGACATTGACAGTACGCAGGTGAGGCTGTTTTCTTATGGTGGTTTTAATTCGCCGCATAAAGGATTGGTGCGGTTTATCAAATTGCAATACAAGGAGCAATTGCTGGAGCTTGCATCAGTTCCTATGACTATTTCTGTAATGACGGGTGAAGACCGTACCGGAAGAGGAGGTGATCACATTCCATTCAGGGAACATGGATACACTGCCATGCGATTTACATCAGCCAACGAAAATGGTAATGCAAATGTGACGGCAGTTGGCTATGCTGATAACCAGCATACTTCCCGTGATGTGCTGGGTTATGATACAGATGGCGACAATGCTATTGATAGTTTTTTGGTTGATTTTAATTACCTCAAAAGAAATGCGCTTATTAATGGAATTGGTGCAGCGATGGCTGCCATTGGACCTAAGACACCCACATTTGGAATTGATGTTGCCGGTAATGTGATATCAGTGGAAATTAATGCAGATCAAACGTATCCGCAATACCGTGTTGGAGTGCGTTCACTGACTTATGACTGGGATTCTGTTTATACTATCAACACTTCAATTGCAAGTTTAAATCTTCCGGCACCAAATACCTATTACCTGAGTGTAGCAACAGTAGATAGCAATGGAATAGAAAGTTTATTCAGTGGAGAAATTGCAGGCACTATTACGTCCATCAGTGATCCGGATTCAAAAAAAAGCATTCAGTTATTGCCCGCTTTTCCCAATCCTTCTGATGAGGCAATCATTATTACCGTGAATGTGCTTCATCCAATACCCTATAACACCGCTGTGATCAGGATTATTGACACCAATGGAAATTTGCTGAAAGAACTTCCTTTCAAACTGAATAAGGGAATCAATGAAGTGCTCTATCATCATGGCTATAATGCACATGGAACTTATATGTATCAATTGGTGATAGATGGAATGCTGACAGAAAGCAGGAAGGTTATATTTAAAAATTGA
- the aroB gene encoding 3-dehydroquinate synthase yields MSSKKQLLSKNIFHKNFSKGLSDFLSKKKYTSHFILVDDQTVNHCLPVLFNEVESLKSANVIEIFSGESFKNIETTQQVWEQLTEQNADRNAVLINLGGGMVCDLGGFAAATYKRGIDFMHVPTTVLSQVDAAYGGKQGIDFQQFKNQVGVFKTPAATFVNVEFLKTLPAEQLMNGFAEVVKHGLLAGGKFWKKINAIDDLSIVNWKRIVRDSSGIKLAVVEKDPLEKDLRKILNFGHTIGHAVESNLLNRGEEALHGFCIAAGMIGELFLSQQLCDFPEKKMEEVNKFIRHHFPVVNMDPVFDDTVLNLMKQDKKNRGGRIQFALLQNIGEPVIGVEADEQLIRRSLDYIRAMYK; encoded by the coding sequence ATGTCTTCTAAAAAGCAGCTCCTTTCAAAAAATATCTTTCATAAAAATTTTTCTAAAGGACTTTCAGATTTTCTTTCGAAAAAAAAATACACCTCGCATTTTATATTGGTTGATGATCAGACGGTGAATCATTGTCTGCCTGTTTTATTCAACGAAGTGGAATCGCTGAAATCCGCTAACGTCATCGAAATTTTTTCGGGCGAATCATTCAAGAATATTGAAACCACGCAGCAGGTATGGGAACAGCTCACTGAACAAAATGCGGATCGAAACGCGGTGCTCATTAATTTAGGCGGTGGCATGGTATGCGACTTAGGTGGCTTTGCTGCAGCAACGTACAAGCGGGGTATTGATTTTATGCATGTTCCAACTACTGTACTGAGCCAGGTTGATGCTGCTTACGGTGGAAAGCAGGGCATTGATTTTCAGCAATTCAAAAATCAGGTGGGTGTTTTTAAAACTCCGGCAGCCACATTTGTAAATGTTGAATTCTTAAAAACACTTCCCGCAGAACAGTTGATGAATGGATTTGCTGAAGTGGTGAAGCACGGATTACTGGCAGGTGGAAAATTCTGGAAAAAAATAAATGCAATCGATGATCTTTCGATTGTTAACTGGAAAAGGATTGTGCGTGATTCATCAGGAATAAAACTGGCGGTGGTGGAAAAAGATCCGCTGGAAAAGGACTTGCGTAAAATTCTGAACTTCGGACATACGATTGGGCATGCCGTTGAATCGAATTTATTGAACAGGGGAGAAGAAGCGCTTCATGGATTTTGCATCGCCGCAGGAATGATTGGCGAATTGTTTCTTTCACAACAACTTTGCGATTTCCCGGAGAAAAAAATGGAGGAAGTGAACAAGTTTATCCGCCACCATTTCCCCGTAGTGAATATGGATCCGGTTTTTGATGATACAGTATTGAACCTGATGAAACAAGATAAAAAAAACCGCGGTGGCCGCATTCAGTTTGCATTGCTGCAAAATATAGGCGAACCGGTAATCGGAGTGGAAGCAGACGAACAATTGATCCGCCGGTCATTGGATTATATCCGTGCTATGTATAAATAA
- a CDS encoding bifunctional 3-deoxy-7-phosphoheptulonate synthase/chorismate mutase type II, giving the protein MSTKKLDLDLIPTSEWLPFDKKPILIAGPCSAESEDQMLKTARGIKQHFDKFVFRAGIWKPRTRPGMFEGIGVIGLDWMKRVKEETGAMLATEVANPMHIEKALKAGIDILWIGARTTANPFSVTELASALKGVDVPVLVKNPAYPDLQLWIGALERINRAGIKKMATIHRGFHSYEVTMYRNQPQWELALELKTMCPELPMICDPSHICGNTHLTAYVAQKAMDLHYDGLIIETHNDPLRALSDARQQITPDRLFEIISNLIIRTDVVEENKSKLQELREKINSVDEDLLQTLASRMLLSKEIGDWKRDNNVIVFQVSRWEEILKKVLDLGETMGLNREFVKALYVQIHDESIRTQVEVMNLAKKKEQQAVGSQA; this is encoded by the coding sequence ATGAGCACAAAAAAATTAGATCTTGACCTCATTCCAACCAGTGAATGGTTGCCCTTTGACAAAAAACCCATTCTGATAGCAGGACCGTGCAGCGCGGAGTCTGAAGACCAGATGCTGAAGACAGCAAGAGGAATTAAGCAGCACTTCGATAAGTTTGTTTTTCGTGCAGGTATCTGGAAGCCACGTACACGTCCGGGTATGTTCGAAGGCATTGGTGTAATTGGCCTCGACTGGATGAAACGCGTGAAGGAAGAAACCGGCGCAATGCTGGCAACAGAAGTTGCCAATCCGATGCACATAGAAAAAGCATTGAAGGCCGGAATTGATATTCTCTGGATTGGCGCGCGCACAACAGCGAATCCATTTTCTGTAACGGAATTGGCCAGCGCATTAAAAGGGGTGGATGTTCCGGTATTGGTGAAAAATCCTGCTTATCCTGATCTTCAATTGTGGATCGGCGCATTGGAACGCATCAACCGTGCTGGTATAAAAAAGATGGCGACGATTCACCGTGGTTTTCATAGTTATGAAGTTACGATGTACCGCAATCAGCCGCAATGGGAACTTGCATTGGAATTAAAAACCATGTGCCCTGAATTGCCTATGATCTGCGACCCAAGTCACATCTGCGGAAACACGCACCTTACTGCTTATGTCGCTCAAAAAGCAATGGACCTGCATTACGATGGTCTGATCATTGAAACTCATAATGATCCTTTGCGAGCTTTGAGTGATGCACGTCAACAGATCACTCCGGATCGTTTATTTGAAATCATCTCTAACCTCATCATCCGGACTGATGTAGTGGAAGAAAACAAATCGAAGCTGCAGGAGTTACGCGAGAAAATTAATTCCGTTGATGAAGATTTGTTACAGACACTTGCTTCGCGGATGTTGCTATCGAAAGAAATCGGTGATTGGAAACGTGATAACAATGTGATCGTTTTCCAGGTGAGTCGTTGGGAAGAAATTTTGAAGAAAGTGCTCGACCTCGGCGAAACGATGGGACTCAATCGTGAGTTTGTAAAAGCGCTCTACGTTCAGATACATGATGAATCCATCCGCACTCAGGTGGAAGTGATGAATCTGGCGAAGAAGAAGGAACAGCAGGCTGTTGGTTCGCAGGCGTAA